The following proteins come from a genomic window of Triticum aestivum cultivar Chinese Spring chromosome 6A, IWGSC CS RefSeq v2.1, whole genome shotgun sequence:
- the LOC123128854 gene encoding uncharacterized protein: MPRAHLAVTMPLLAPAAKTLFPSRLPPSPRLHLRRAIATAAGGRGDGAAAVSAASGTSARDRRLARVREERRRREYDREHTYPGWARVLENACRDDEEMRAILGDSIGNPELMKQRIQERVRAKGREGFNRPKTGSVAAFKVSFRDFNPLNAFIWFELFGEPTDRDVDLLGGVIQAWYVMGRLGAFNSSNLQLANSMLDFDPSYDSEEASAVMPSSFHDISDVEFQDSWGRVWVDLGTSDHLGLDVLLNCLTQLSSEHLGIKQVVFGGRKLGDWEEGMTSSDYGYKHFKI, encoded by the exons ATGCCGCGCGCTCACCTCGCAGTAACCATGCCGCTGCTAGCTCCAGCAGCTAAAACCCTGTTCCCCTCCCGGCTCCCGCCTTCGCCTCGCCTCCACCTCCGCCGCGCCATCGCCACCGCTGCCGGCGGGAGGGGCGACGGTGCGGCGGCAGTGTCGGCGGCGTCCGGCACGTCGGCCAGGGACCGGCGGCTGGCCAGGGTGCGGGAGGAGCGGCGCCGCCGCGAGTACGACCGCGAGCACACCTACCCCGGCTGGGCCAG GGTCCTGGAGAACGCCTGCAGGGACGACGAGGAGATGCGCGCCATCCTCGGCGACAGTATCGGGAACCCGGAGCTCATGAAGCAGAGG ATACAAGAGAGGGTGCGTGCCAAAGGCAGGGAGGGGTTCAACAGACCCAAGACGGGCTCCGTCGCTGCGTTCAAAGTCAGCTTCCGAGA CTTCAACCCGTTAAATGCTTTCATCTGGTTTGAACTCTTTGGAGAACCAACTGATCGAGATGTTGACCTTCTTGGCGGT GTTATTCAGGCTTGGTATGTCATGGGAAGGCTAGGAGCTTTCAACTCTTCAAATTTGCAG CTGGCCAACTCAATGCTGGACTTTGACCCTTCGTACGATTCTGAGGAAGCTTCTGCTGTAATGCCTTCATCTTTCCACGATATCAGTGATGTCGAGTTTCAAGACAGTTGGGGCAGAGTGTG GGTGGACCTTGGGACTTCAGATCATCTTGGATTGGATGTACTACTGAACTGTCTTACACAATTAAGCTCAGA ACATTTGGGCATCAAACAGGTTGTTTTTGGTGGCAGAAAATTGGGCGACTGGGAGGAAGGCATGACGAGCTCCGACTATGGATACAAGCACTTCAAAATATAG
- the LOC123131251 gene encoding protein LITTLE ZIPPER 3-like, producing the protein MERANTELYLENLCIMQENERLRRKAQLLAQENEQLLADLKRKQQHMAASSKTAPQMAKGGEPSGLKSGKQQPQ; encoded by the coding sequence ATGGAGCGAGCGAACACGGAGCTGTACCTGGAGAACCTGTGCATCATGCAGGAGAACGAGCGGCTCCGGAGGAAAGCACAGCTGCTGGCCCAGGAGAACGAGCAGCTCCTCGCCGATCTCAAGCGCAAGCAGCAGCACATGGCGGCCTCCTCCAAGACGGCGCCCCAGATGGCGAAGGGCGGCGAGCCGTCCGGCCTCAAGTCCGGCAAGCAGCAGCCCCAGTGA
- the LOC123128853 gene encoding pentatricopeptide repeat-containing protein At5g38730 has translation MPPHAGVDLPRAICAAVIKCSFKPHAHLLAADPSLLAAVLGRLSPLPSAALSFFRALPPPHPLDASLALVRLLAAHPRHHPVARSLLRDLSLRHPLSSPLILPSLLAEPHVPSWLLLALAQGGRAGDAVRVFDHMRAARLAPDAHACTALLTSLARARMTATARRVFDEMGLAGVAMNTHVYNAMLHVCLKAGDALRAEALMTKMDAAGIPLDLFSFNTAIALYVRKGMQYEAMCVRDRMANDGVEADIVTWNTVIHGMCKEGRMKEAAQLHRDMVAAGVEPDTVTYTTLVDGYCRAGDVGEAMKLRGAMEARGMLPGVAMYNAIIRKLCEDGEMKEVNGLLSEMDERKVKADHVTCNTLINSYSKKGDMPSACKVKTRMMESGLQLDQFTYKALIHGFSKAKQLDEAKEALFEMMGAGFSPNYSVFSWLVDGFYKKNNADAVLLLPDELMKRGLPPDKSVYRSLIRRLCKKGLVDLAQKVLDQMQGKGLEADCLVYATLAYAQLTAGKLAAASDTLNDMAKKQLSVTPQIYNCLCTSYGDEKETLNMFWVHAIERGLIGKSVYKLMHQARLKSLNPAVENEGHAPVSRPGLPASVK, from the exons ATGCCGCCGCACGCCGGCGTCGACCTCCCGCGCGCCATCTGCGCCGCCGTCATCAAATGCTCCTTCAAGCCGCACGcccacctcctcgccgccgacccgtccctcctcgccgccgtcctcggCCGCCTCTCCCCGCTGCCCTCCGCGGCCCTCTCATTCTTCCGCGCGCTGCCGCCCCCGCACCCGCTCGACGCCTCCCTCGCCCTCGTCCGCCTCCTCGCCGCGCACCCGCGCCACCACCCCGTCGCCCGCTCCCTCCTGCGCGACCTCTCCCTCCGCCACCCGCTCTCCTCCCCGCTCATCCTCCCCTCGCTCCTCGCCGAGCCCCACGTCCCGAGCTGGCTCCTCCTCGCGCTCGCCCAGGGCGGCCGCGCCGGGGACGCCGTCCGGGTCTTCGACCACATGCGCGCGGCGCGCCTCGCGCCCGACGCCCACGCCTGCACCGCGCTCCTCACCTCGCTCGCCAGGGCCCGGATGACGGCCACCGCGCGCAGGGTGTTCGACGAAATGGGCCTGGCCGGGGTCGCCATGAACACGCACGTCTACAACGCCATGCTGCACGTGTGCCTCAAGGCCGGGGACGCCCTGCGCGCCGAGGCGCTGATGACGAAGATGGATGCCGCCGGCATCCCGCTGGACCTCTTCTCCTTTAACACCGCCATCGCGCTGTATGTCAGGAAGGGGATGCAGTACGAGGCGATGTGCGTGCGGGACCGGATGGCGAACGACGgtgtcgaggcggacatcgtcaccTGGAACACCGTGATCCACGGGATGTGCAAGGAGGGGAGGATGAAGGAGGCAGCCCAGCTCCATAGAGACATGGTGGCGGCAGGCGTAGAGCCGGACACGGTGACGTACACCACGCTTGTGGATGGGTATTGCCGGGCGGGTGATGTGGGGGAAGCGATGAAACTGCGAGGGGCGATGGAGGCAAGGGGGATGTTACCGGGTGTGGCTATGTACAACGCGATCATTAGGAAGCTCTGTGAGGATGGCGAGATGAAGGAAGTGAACGGGTTGCTTAGCGAAATGGATGAGAGGAAGGTGAAGGCTGACCATGTGACGTGCAACACGTTGATCAACTCATACTCCAAGAAGGGGGACATGCCATCGGCATGCAAGGTCAAGACGAGGATGATGGAGTCAGGCTTGCAGTTGGATCAGTTCACTTACAAGGCTCTCATCCATGGATTCAGCAAGGCCAAGCAGCTAGATGAGGCCAAAGAGGCCTTGTTTGAGATGATGGGTGCAG GATTTTCACCCAATTATAGTGTATTTTCATGGCTCGTTGATGGCTTCTACAAGAAGAATAATGCAGATGCAGTGCTACTCCTTCCTGATGAACTTATGAAAAGAGGCCTTCCACCAGATAAATCAGTGTACAGGTCTCTGATCCGAAGGCTCTGCAAGAAGGGGCTGGTTGATCTTGCACAAAAAGTACTTGACCAGATGCAAGGCAAAGGTCTAGAAGCTGACTGTCTGGTGTATGCCACACTTGCATACGCACAGCTGACCGCAGGAAAGCTGGCTGCTGCTTCCGACACATTGAATGACATGGCAAAGAAGCAGCTGTCCGTGACGCCCCAGATCTACAACTGTCTATGCACTTCTTATGGGGACGAGAAGGAGACACTGAACATGTTCTGGGTTCATGCCATCGAGAGAGGCCTGATTGGGAAGAGTGTGTACAAACTGATGCACCAAGCAAGGCTGAAATCATTGAATCCTGCAGTTGAGAACGAGGGGCATGCTCCTGTTTCAAGGCCGGGCTTGCCGGCGTCTGTGAAATGA